The Gossypium raimondii isolate GPD5lz chromosome 2, ASM2569854v1, whole genome shotgun sequence genome segment CGTTTAAACGCTATCTTTTAATTACATTGCTatcaagtttttattattttaaaatgtcacacaaacaaatttaataaaaaaatcaacaatgttaatggttgaacttgaatttagaaatctaaataatttaaggactaaattttaaaaataaaaatataaggaaaaatttcaaataaaaaaatataaaaactaaattctaaatttttgaatACAATTACCTatgtcatattttaaccttaaaaaagaagaagcaaaatatCCAGAATTTGAGAACCTGACGTCACTGACCCCGTCATAAAATTGGGGGGAAAATAACAGAGGGAAAATCAGCTATTAATTAGGAAACAATCAAagaattttctaaaacaaataaCGCGGTTTTGAAAATCTTTCGTCAATTCCCCAAACCCTATTAAATCTCAATTTCTCCTTCAATCACCCgtccccaatttttttttttaaaaaaccaccttaaaattcaaaacaaaaatggcTTCCATCTACTGCTGCAAAGAATGCGGAACCAACCTTAACCTACGATCAACTTATTTATTCCCTCCAGATTTCTATTTCGAAGCGGGAAACAAAGGTACCCTTTCTTTCGCCACGATCGATGATACCAAGTTCAATTTCGAGAAAGAAGATAAGTTTAGGCCTTTTTTTGAGACTCTTGATTATTGGGGGATTCAACGGAATAGGACCAAGATGAAGTGTAAAAGCTGTGGGAAACTTGTGGGTTATATTTATGATGATGGTCCTCCATTAACGGATAGTCCTGGTCAATTTCATATGGGACCTAGTCAAGTGATACCCAGATGTCCTAGATATCGGTTCAAGATCAAGGCACTTACGATCTCATCTGAAACTtgaggaaattaaagaaattgaataaatttcttTTCTGGGTATTTGTGTGGATGGtttgaattttgggtttt includes the following:
- the LOC105787434 gene encoding uncharacterized protein LOC105787434 is translated as MASIYCCKECGTNLNLRSTYLFPPDFYFEAGNKGTLSFATIDDTKFNFEKEDKFRPFFETLDYWGIQRNRTKMKCKSCGKLVGYIYDDGPPLTDSPGQFHMGPSQVIPRCPRYRFKIKALTISSET